The following are encoded together in the Flavobacterium sp. TR2 genome:
- a CDS encoding TolC family protein, translating into MRNLVKLFSFLTLFCFSTLYSQNFNQEELTFIEYLGYVKKYHPLVKQANLEVTNAQAKLMAARGGFDPKIEVDYNKKEFKGTEYYSLLNSSFKIPTWYGVEIKAGFDDTNGEYYNPQNKTPEAGLTSLGINVALGQGMFINQRMADVREGKLNVKLSDAQRKLRAIEILYQASEAYFEWRKSYNEAELYKNYLGFASTRFEGVKKLIAAGDAPAIDSVEAKITVRNRELNVENGNLKLAKAKLKLANFLWIEDVPVELGDLVKPEENLAQTIEETLKTDAMMVDTESLDSHPKIQSLETKMGILEVNRQLKANALLPKINVGYNYISEPNYWNNFNADDYKFNIDFSFPIFLRKERGSLKMAKLKIQDMQYDIGQQRLELKNKIKAQQTEIASLRKQKVVIDNLVKDYMTMLNSEEKLFSFGESSIFLINSRENNLVSAKLSQISLENQFYLSNAELYKILANPD; encoded by the coding sequence ATGAGAAATCTTGTAAAATTGTTTTCTTTCTTAACGTTATTTTGTTTTTCTACACTGTACAGCCAGAATTTTAATCAAGAGGAGCTTACTTTTATCGAGTATTTGGGATACGTAAAAAAATACCATCCGCTGGTAAAACAAGCCAATCTTGAAGTGACAAATGCTCAGGCAAAATTAATGGCAGCGCGTGGCGGATTTGACCCGAAAATTGAAGTAGATTACAATAAGAAAGAATTTAAAGGCACAGAATATTATTCGTTGCTAAACAGCAGTTTCAAAATTCCGACTTGGTATGGAGTTGAAATTAAAGCAGGTTTTGATGACACAAACGGTGAATATTACAATCCGCAGAACAAAACTCCAGAAGCAGGATTAACTTCGCTTGGCATTAATGTGGCTTTAGGCCAGGGAATGTTCATCAACCAGAGAATGGCAGATGTTCGCGAAGGAAAACTTAACGTGAAACTGAGCGATGCGCAGCGAAAACTGAGAGCGATTGAAATCTTGTATCAGGCAAGCGAAGCTTATTTTGAATGGAGAAAAAGCTATAATGAAGCTGAACTGTATAAAAACTATCTTGGTTTTGCCAGCACTCGTTTTGAAGGCGTCAAAAAGCTGATAGCAGCAGGAGACGCACCGGCAATTGACAGTGTAGAAGCTAAAATTACAGTGCGTAACAGAGAGCTGAATGTTGAAAACGGAAATTTAAAATTGGCAAAAGCAAAGCTTAAACTAGCCAATTTTTTATGGATTGAAGATGTTCCGGTTGAATTGGGAGATTTGGTAAAACCAGAAGAAAATCTAGCTCAGACGATCGAAGAGACACTAAAAACAGATGCCATGATGGTCGATACAGAATCATTAGATTCACACCCGAAAATTCAGTCTTTGGAAACAAAAATGGGTATTTTGGAAGTCAACCGCCAGCTGAAAGCCAATGCATTGCTTCCAAAAATAAACGTAGGGTATAATTACATTTCAGAACCGAATTATTGGAATAATTTCAACGCCGATGACTATAAGTTTAATATCGATTTCAGTTTCCCGATTTTCTTAAGAAAAGAACGCGGAAGTTTGAAAATGGCAAAGCTGAAAATTCAGGATATGCAATATGACATAGGCCAGCAGCGATTGGAATTGAAAAATAAAATAAAAGCACAGCAGACCGAAATTGCGTCATTAAGAAAACAGAAAGTCGTAATCGACAATTTGGTAAAAGATTATATGACGATGCTAAATTCAGAAGAAAAACTGTTTTCGTTTGGAGAAAGCTCGATTTTCTTAATCAATTCGAGAGAGAATAATCTGGTTAGCGCTAAGCTTTCGCAAATAAGTTTAGAGAACCAGTTTTATCTTTCAAATGCCGAACTGTACAAGATATTGGCCAATCCAGATTAA